One genomic segment of Deltaproteobacteria bacterium includes these proteins:
- a CDS encoding UDP-N-acetylglucosamine 2-epimerase (non-hydrolyzing), whose product MKRVLFIFGTRPEAIKMAPLVREFRKYPAEFEAIVCVTAQHREMLDRFLDFFEIVPDFDLNIMEPDQSLFDITSRAVKGLEEVVNRFVPDIIFVQGDTTTAFAGALSGYYTGVTVGHVEAGLRSGDKHAPYPEEMNRVLIGHLADYHFAPTERARDNLAREGIAENVYVVGNTVIDALLLCLDTIRSHGDERYAEFFDFIDFSRKILLVTGHRRESFGGPFQNICNALTDISKQFADVEIVYPVHLNPQVKKPAMAILKDIGNIHLIDPLDYPHLVWLMEKSYLILTDSGGIQEEAPTLGKPVLVMRDVTERTEGIAAHTAELVGTDPARIVARVSTLLGDRDEYGKMARAENPYGDGRSCERITRIIREML is encoded by the coding sequence ATGAAAAGAGTACTGTTTATTTTTGGCACCCGCCCCGAGGCGATAAAGATGGCCCCGCTGGTGAGGGAATTTCGGAAATATCCGGCGGAATTCGAGGCGATCGTGTGCGTAACCGCCCAGCACCGGGAGATGCTCGACCGGTTCCTGGATTTTTTCGAGATCGTGCCGGACTTTGACCTGAATATCATGGAGCCGGACCAGAGCCTCTTCGACATAACTTCCCGGGCGGTAAAAGGACTGGAAGAGGTGGTGAACCGGTTTGTCCCCGATATCATTTTCGTCCAGGGAGACACGACAACGGCCTTTGCCGGAGCCCTGTCAGGCTACTACACGGGGGTCACGGTGGGGCACGTCGAGGCCGGGTTAAGGAGCGGGGACAAGCACGCCCCCTACCCCGAGGAGATGAACAGGGTGCTGATCGGGCACCTTGCAGACTACCATTTCGCGCCGACGGAAAGAGCGAGGGACAATCTGGCCCGTGAGGGAATAGCCGAGAACGTTTATGTCGTGGGAAACACGGTCATCGATGCCCTGCTTCTCTGCCTCGATACCATTCGGTCTCACGGGGATGAGCGATACGCTGAGTTTTTCGATTTCATAGATTTTTCCAGGAAGATACTTCTCGTAACCGGGCACAGGAGGGAGAGCTTCGGCGGACCTTTTCAGAACATATGCAATGCCTTGACGGATATATCCAAGCAGTTTGCTGACGTCGAGATTGTCTACCCCGTGCACCTGAACCCGCAGGTGAAAAAACCGGCCATGGCGATTTTGAAAGACATTGGGAATATTCACCTGATAGATCCGCTTGACTACCCCCATCTTGTCTGGCTGATGGAAAAATCATATCTGATATTGACCGATTCGGGGGGAATACAGGAGGAGGCGCCGACGCTGGGGAAACCCGTCCTGGTCATGAGGGATGTAACGGAGAGGACGGAGGGCATCGCGGCTCACACTGCGGAGCTCGTCGGGACGGATCCCGCAAGGATCGTGGCGAGAGTTTCAACGCTTCTTGGCGACAGAGACGAGTACGGGAAAATGGCGAGGGCGGAAAATCCTTACGGGGATGGCAGGTCGTGCGAAAGAATCACCCGTATTATAAGGGAAATGCTATGA
- a CDS encoding UDP-galactopyranose mutase produces the protein KTAISYEFPKGAGEPYYPILTGENVRLCRKYRELAEREAGVFFVG, from the coding sequence GAAAACGGCGATATCCTATGAGTTCCCGAAGGGGGCCGGCGAGCCCTACTATCCTATCCTCACCGGGGAGAACGTGAGGCTTTGCCGGAAATACCGGGAGCTTGCCGAGCGGGAAGCGGGGGTCTTTTTCGTGGG
- a CDS encoding glycosyltransferase, whose translation KLLNHRVILDLDSRVLNDFLHSDNSKKSRKCTKNISRVAKIPKLVVVQGEGQRNVLRKYNRNIKTIPTYLSSEPEPKVERKRSPDAPVIGYIGHGRDVDALKRIEEPLRDVSREHRGLVVKVVAERFIKLDPPIRYYYKKMDPGSFVGDMMEMDICIFPSLSKSHQFFANNPLALIAMSAGIPTVIHRSEIDRNIFRDGEEVMIFKGPHDFREKLSALIGDPSLWKRLNAKGGKKVTEHFLIRENYRKLRKIIEMQK comes from the coding sequence AAACTGCTCAACCACCGCGTCATCCTCGATCTCGACTCCCGGGTTTTGAACGACTTCCTGCACAGCGATAACAGTAAAAAAAGCAGGAAGTGCACAAAAAATATTTCACGGGTGGCAAAGATACCGAAATTGGTCGTCGTCCAGGGGGAGGGACAGCGGAATGTTCTGAGAAAATACAACAGGAACATCAAGACGATCCCGACCTACCTTAGCAGCGAACCGGAGCCGAAGGTCGAACGGAAACGGTCGCCCGATGCGCCCGTCATTGGCTATATCGGGCACGGACGCGACGTGGACGCGCTGAAACGCATCGAAGAGCCCCTCAGGGATGTCTCACGGGAACACCGGGGTCTCGTCGTCAAGGTCGTCGCCGAGAGATTCATCAAGCTCGACCCGCCGATCCGGTACTACTATAAAAAGATGGACCCCGGGTCTTTCGTTGGGGACATGATGGAGATGGATATCTGTATCTTTCCTTCGCTCAGCAAATCCCATCAGTTCTTTGCAAACAACCCCCTCGCGCTGATTGCCATGTCTGCGGGCATTCCGACCGTCATACACCGCTCTGAAATCGACCGGAACATCTTCAGGGATGGAGAGGAGGTGATGATCTTCAAGGGGCCCCACGATTTCCGGGAAAAGCTGTCCGCCCTGATCGGCGACCCGTCCCTGTGGAAGCGTCTCAATGCAAAGGGAGGAAAAAAGGTGACGGAACACTTCCTCATCAGGGAGAACTACCGAAAGCTGAGGAAAATCATTGAAATGCAGAAGTGA
- a CDS encoding NAD(P)-binding protein: MYDYLIVGCGFAGATLAERISTVLEKRVCLVEKRDHVGGNAGDCYGGEGILVHRYGPHIFHTDDEKIFSYLSRFTGWRFYEHRVLASVEGLLLPIPINLDTVNRLYGLDLDAEGLKRHFASVRERIDVPRNAREKITSQVGEDLYDKFFKNYTTKMWGLSPEKLEPEVTGRPFVRTNRDDRYFTDRFQFMPEAGYTPLFERMLASDRIDLRLGTDFREVRG, translated from the coding sequence ATGTACGACTACCTGATCGTGGGCTGCGGCTTTGCCGGGGCGACGCTGGCTGAAAGAATAAGCACGGTTCTTGAAAAGCGCGTGTGCCTGGTGGAGAAGAGGGATCACGTCGGGGGGAATGCCGGCGACTGTTACGGCGGGGAGGGGATTCTCGTGCACCGCTACGGCCCCCATATTTTTCACACCGATGACGAAAAGATCTTCTCCTACCTTTCCCGCTTCACCGGTTGGCGCTTCTACGAGCACCGGGTCCTGGCCAGCGTCGAGGGGCTTCTGCTCCCCATCCCCATCAACCTGGATACCGTCAACCGTCTCTACGGGCTCGACCTTGACGCCGAAGGGCTCAAGAGGCATTTTGCGTCTGTCAGGGAAAGGATCGATGTCCCGAGAAACGCCCGGGAGAAGATAACCTCCCAGGTGGGCGAGGACCTCTACGACAAGTTCTTCAAGAACTACACGACCAAGATGTGGGGGCTTTCCCCCGAAAAGCTCGAGCCGGAGGTTACGGGACGGCCCTTCGTGCGCACGAACAGGGATGACCGGTACTTCACCGACCGCTTTCAGTTCATGCCCGAGGCGGGCTATACCCCCCTGTTCGAGCGGATGCTCGCATCTGACAGAATCGATCTCCGTTTGGGCACGGACTTCAGGGAGGTCCGGGG
- a CDS encoding aminotransferase DegT, translated as MDFINLKAQYLAYRDEIEREIADVISSQRFILGEKGRALEGELAAFVGTEFAIGVGSGTDALIIALMAHGVGPGDEIITTPFTFIATGEAIALTGAKPVLVDVDRGTFNIDPGLIEEVITINTRGIMAVDLFGHPADYEALSGLAKEYGLFVIEDGAQSLGALRKGKRAPSLGDTGTTSFFPAKPLGGFGEGGMIFTDSPEIARKAESLRNHGQTARYVHRYVGKNSRLDEVQAAVLLAKLRHFEEEIAIRQEKARFYTERLAPHVEIQKREEGVVSTYAQYSILVDNRDALAESLREKSIPTAIHYPRPMHLQDSFSYLGHGPGDFPVCESIAANIISLPFSAFIATSEQEAVAEAVAA; from the coding sequence GTGGATTTTATCAACCTCAAAGCCCAGTACCTGGCCTACCGGGATGAGATCGAGAGGGAAATCGCAGACGTCATCTCCTCCCAGCGCTTCATCCTGGGCGAGAAGGGCAGGGCCCTCGAGGGCGAGCTTGCCGCCTTCGTTGGCACGGAGTTCGCCATCGGCGTGGGTTCGGGAACGGACGCGCTGATCATAGCCCTCATGGCCCACGGCGTGGGCCCCGGTGACGAGATCATCACCACCCCCTTTACCTTCATCGCAACGGGAGAGGCCATTGCGCTCACCGGGGCGAAGCCCGTGCTGGTGGACGTGGACAGGGGAACCTTCAACATCGACCCCGGCCTGATAGAGGAAGTCATCACGATCAACACCCGGGGGATCATGGCGGTCGACCTCTTCGGCCATCCGGCCGACTACGAGGCCCTGTCAGGGCTGGCAAAAGAGTACGGCCTCTTCGTCATCGAGGACGGCGCCCAATCCCTCGGCGCCCTGAGAAAGGGCAAGCGCGCCCCCTCCCTGGGCGACACGGGCACCACCTCCTTTTTTCCCGCAAAGCCCCTCGGCGGGTTCGGAGAAGGGGGCATGATATTCACCGATTCGCCCGAGATCGCGCGCAAGGCGGAATCGCTGAGAAATCACGGCCAGACGGCCCGGTACGTGCACCGGTATGTGGGAAAGAACAGCAGGCTCGACGAGGTGCAGGCGGCGGTCCTCCTGGCGAAACTCAGACACTTTGAAGAGGAGATTGCGATACGGCAGGAAAAGGCCCGTTTCTACACGGAGCGGCTCGCGCCTCACGTGGAGATCCAGAAACGGGAAGAAGGCGTGGTCTCCACCTATGCCCAGTACTCGATCCTGGTAGACAACCGGGACGCCCTCGCGGAGTCTTTACGGGAAAAAAGCATCCCCACCGCCATCCACTACCCCCGGCCGATGCACCTGCAGGACTCCTTCTCCTACCTCGGCCATGGCCCCGGGGATTTTCCCGTCTGCGAGTCCATCGCGGCAAACATAATCTCCCTTCCCTTCTCGGCATTCATCGCCACATCGGAGCAGGAGGCCGTCGCCGAGGCGGTGGCCGCGTT